A genomic window from Streptomyces sp. MST-110588 includes:
- a CDS encoding carbonic anhydrase, translating into MSIPASQPLPQSTDSAVSVAPEGATVTDRLVEANKRYAADFTDPGMDARPVLKVAVVACMDARLDLHDALGLELGDCHTIRNAGGVVTDDIIRSLTISQRALGTRSVVLIHHTGCGLLSLTEDFRHDLAAEVGQRPTWAVEAFKDLDEDVRQSMERVRTSPFLLHKDDVRGFVFDVTTGLLREIDPVEGR; encoded by the coding sequence ATGTCGATACCTGCGTCGCAGCCGCTGCCCCAGTCCACCGACAGCGCCGTCTCCGTCGCGCCCGAGGGCGCAACGGTCACCGATCGCCTCGTCGAAGCCAACAAGCGCTATGCCGCCGACTTCACCGACCCGGGTATGGATGCCCGTCCGGTCCTCAAGGTCGCCGTCGTGGCCTGTATGGACGCCCGACTCGACCTGCACGACGCGCTGGGCCTGGAGCTCGGCGACTGCCACACCATCCGCAACGCGGGCGGCGTGGTCACCGACGACATCATCCGCTCGCTGACCATCAGCCAGCGCGCGCTGGGCACCCGCTCGGTGGTCCTGATCCACCACACCGGGTGCGGCCTGCTCAGCCTGACCGAGGACTTCCGCCACGATCTGGCGGCGGAGGTCGGCCAGCGGCCGACCTGGGCCGTCGAGGCGTTCAAGGACCTCGACGAGGACGTGCGCCAGTCGATGGAGCGCGTACGCACCTCGCCGTTCCTGCTGCACAAGGACGATGTGCGGGGCTTCGTCTTCGACGTGACGACCGGGCTGCTGCGGGAGATCGACCCGGTCGAGGGGCGGTAG
- a CDS encoding septum formation initiator family protein, with translation MSGPGRTRGGAGRLTGLLHSGRGTAARTPFVLLVVVLLGSGLITLLLLNSSLNQGSFELSRLEKKTNELTDERQALQQEVDAYSAPGALEERARRLGMVPGGNPAFLEPDGTVRGKPSRVVFGQPSPGGPAGTEGGLLKALGRVPVPAGPLPVRVPVPVPPEAGPEGTT, from the coding sequence GTGAGCGGGCCGGGGCGGACACGCGGCGGAGCGGGGCGCCTGACGGGGCTGCTCCACTCGGGCCGGGGGACGGCGGCGCGTACGCCCTTCGTCCTCCTGGTCGTCGTGCTGCTCGGCTCCGGCCTGATCACGCTGCTGCTGCTCAATTCCTCCCTGAACCAGGGCTCGTTCGAGCTCAGCAGGCTGGAGAAGAAGACCAACGAGCTGACGGACGAACGCCAGGCGCTCCAACAGGAGGTCGACGCCTACTCGGCGCCGGGCGCCCTCGAAGAACGCGCCCGGCGGCTGGGCATGGTGCCGGGCGGCAACCCGGCCTTCCTGGAGCCGGACGGCACGGTACGCGGCAAGCCGAGCCGGGTCGTGTTCGGGCAGCCGTCACCGGGCGGTCCGGCAGGGACGGAGGGCGGCCTCCTCAAGGCCCTCGGCCGGGTCCCCGTACCCGCCGGACCGCTCCCCGTACGCGTCCCCGTACCCGTACCGCCCGAGGCCGGACCGGAGGGCACCACATGA
- the rsmH gene encoding 16S rRNA (cytosine(1402)-N(4))-methyltransferase RsmH, whose product MSSNTRHVPVMLQRCLDMLAPALAGPGAVVVDCTLGLGGHSEALLAAFPQARLVALDRDPSALKLAGERLAPYGERATLVHAVYDELPEVLDRLGIPSVQGVLFDLGVSSMQLDEADRGFAYAQDAPLDMRMDQTTGISAAEVLNTYPPGELVRILRSYGEEKQARRIVEAVVRERAKEPFTTSARLVELIRDALPQAAKRTGGNPAKRTFQALRIEVNGELTSVERAIPAAVKALAVGGRIAVLSYHSLEDRLVKQVFAAGASNTAPPGLPVVPERYQPRLKLLTRGAELPTEEEVAGNRRAAPARLRGAQRIREDIA is encoded by the coding sequence ATGAGCAGCAACACTCGCCACGTACCCGTCATGCTCCAGCGTTGTCTGGACATGCTCGCCCCCGCGCTCGCCGGGCCCGGCGCGGTCGTCGTCGACTGCACGCTCGGTCTCGGAGGGCACAGCGAGGCGCTGCTCGCCGCGTTCCCGCAGGCCCGTCTCGTCGCCCTGGACCGCGACCCCTCGGCGCTCAAGCTCGCCGGGGAGCGCTTGGCGCCCTATGGGGAGCGCGCGACCCTCGTACACGCCGTCTACGACGAGCTGCCCGAGGTCCTGGACCGTCTGGGCATCCCCTCCGTCCAAGGAGTCCTCTTCGACCTCGGCGTCTCCTCCATGCAGCTCGACGAGGCCGACCGCGGCTTCGCCTACGCCCAGGACGCCCCGCTGGACATGCGCATGGACCAGACGACCGGCATCAGCGCCGCCGAGGTCCTCAACACCTACCCGCCCGGCGAGCTCGTACGGATCCTGCGGTCCTACGGGGAGGAGAAGCAGGCCAGGCGGATCGTGGAAGCGGTCGTACGCGAGCGCGCCAAGGAGCCCTTCACCACCAGCGCCCGGCTGGTCGAGCTGATCCGCGACGCGCTGCCGCAGGCCGCCAAGCGCACCGGTGGCAACCCCGCCAAGCGCACGTTCCAGGCCCTGCGCATCGAGGTCAACGGCGAGCTGACCAGCGTGGAGCGCGCCATTCCCGCGGCTGTCAAGGCGCTGGCCGTCGGCGGCCGGATCGCCGTGCTCTCCTACCACTCCCTGGAGGACCGCCTGGTCAAGCAGGTCTTCGCGGCGGGCGCGAGCAACACCGCGCCACCCGGCCTGCCGGTGGTCCCCGAGCGCTACCAGCCGCGCCTGAAACTGCTGACCCGCGGCGCCGAACTGCCCACGGAGGAGGAGGTCGCCGGGAACCGGCGCGCGGCCCCCGCCCGGCTGCGCGGCGCACAGCGCATCCGCGAGGACATCGCGTGA
- a CDS encoding AAA family ATPase, giving the protein MTTYDEPAGLTDLATTAERVHRSVEAVIEGKPEVVRLSLTVLLAEGHLLIEDVPGVGKTMLAKALARSIDCSVRRIQFTPDLLPSDITGVSVFDQQQRDFEFKPGAIFAQIVIGDEINRASPKTQSALLESMEERQVTMDGQTYELPSPFMVIATQNPVEMEGTYPLPEAQRDRFMARVSIGYPSPAAELQMLDVHGAASPLEDLRPVAHAHEIVKLIDTVRTVHVSEPVRRYAVDLVGATRDHPELRLGASPRATLHLLRAAKASAALAGREYALPDDVQALAVAVLAHRLLPTAQAQLNRRTAEQIVLEILRRTAVPDPSAQQWRQPPGQQPPGVRGL; this is encoded by the coding sequence GTGACGACCTATGACGAACCAGCGGGCCTGACCGATCTGGCTACCACGGCGGAGCGGGTGCACCGGTCGGTGGAGGCTGTGATCGAGGGCAAGCCCGAGGTCGTACGGCTCTCGCTGACCGTACTGCTCGCCGAGGGGCATCTGCTCATCGAGGACGTGCCGGGCGTGGGCAAGACCATGCTCGCCAAGGCCCTGGCGCGGTCCATCGACTGCTCGGTGCGCCGTATCCAGTTCACCCCCGACCTGCTGCCCTCGGACATCACGGGCGTGAGCGTCTTCGATCAGCAGCAGCGCGACTTCGAGTTCAAGCCCGGTGCGATCTTCGCCCAGATCGTGATCGGTGACGAGATCAACCGCGCCTCCCCCAAGACCCAGTCGGCGCTGCTGGAGTCGATGGAGGAGCGCCAGGTCACGATGGACGGGCAGACCTATGAACTGCCCAGCCCCTTCATGGTGATCGCCACCCAGAACCCGGTGGAGATGGAGGGCACCTACCCGCTGCCCGAGGCCCAGCGGGACCGCTTCATGGCCCGGGTGTCCATCGGATACCCGAGCCCGGCGGCGGAGTTGCAGATGCTGGACGTACACGGCGCGGCCTCTCCCCTGGAAGATCTGCGGCCGGTCGCCCACGCCCACGAGATCGTCAAGCTCATCGACACGGTGCGTACGGTCCATGTCTCCGAACCGGTGCGCAGATATGCCGTGGACCTGGTGGGCGCCACCCGTGACCACCCGGAGCTGCGGCTCGGCGCCTCGCCGCGCGCCACGCTGCATCTGCTGCGGGCGGCCAAGGCGTCGGCGGCGCTGGCGGGGCGGGAGTACGCCCTGCCGGACGATGTGCAGGCACTGGCGGTGGCCGTGCTGGCCCACCGGCTGCTGCCCACCGCGCAGGCGCAGTTGAACCGCCGTACGGCCGAGCAGATCGTCCTGGAGATCCTGCGGCGCACCGCGGTGCCCGATCCCTCGGCGCAGCAATGGCGGCAGCCGCCCGGACAGCAGCCGCCCGGGGTACGGGGGTTGTGA
- a CDS encoding DUF58 domain-containing protein — MPAGGSGSAPEHGGLRSALGGLTTRGRSFLAAGLAAAVCSYVLGQADLLRVGLLLAALPLVCVVVLYRTRYRVAGSRTLSPARVPATAESRVRLCLDNISRLPTGVLMLQDRVPYVLGPRPRFVLDRVEAGGRREVSYRVRSDLRGRYPLGPLQLRLSDPFGMCELTRSFSTYDTLTVVPKVEPLPPVQLAGEASGYGEGQRRALAPAGEDDIIPRGYRHGDDLRRIHWRSTARHGSLMVRREEQPQRARCTVLLDTRRTAYRGAGPDSAFEWAVAGAASAAVHLLERGLAVRFLTDTGNCVPGPDGASGYTGGAGSAEAAGLLLDTLAVVEHSDEPGLARAYDVLRGGNEGLLVAFFGDLDEEQAAVAARMRRRSGTAVAFVLDGATWSTRTAGAPGASGPSGGRAAPAARLRMLREAGWTALPVSPGDSLAALWRRTDRAGAPAERLDGHGAGAGRGAGVSRDTGMTGGAAAGPGAGGAG, encoded by the coding sequence ATGCCGGCCGGCGGGAGCGGCAGCGCGCCGGAGCACGGCGGACTGCGGTCCGCGCTCGGCGGGCTGACGACGCGCGGCCGGTCCTTCCTGGCCGCGGGCCTCGCCGCCGCCGTGTGCTCCTACGTCCTGGGGCAGGCCGATCTGCTGCGGGTCGGCCTGCTGCTGGCGGCGCTCCCGCTGGTGTGCGTGGTGGTGCTGTACCGCACCCGCTACCGGGTCGCGGGCAGCCGTACGCTCTCCCCGGCCCGGGTGCCCGCCACGGCCGAGTCGCGGGTGCGGCTGTGCCTGGACAACATCTCCCGGCTGCCCACGGGAGTGCTGATGCTCCAGGACCGGGTGCCCTATGTCCTCGGGCCACGGCCGCGTTTCGTCCTGGACCGGGTCGAGGCCGGCGGGCGCCGTGAGGTCTCCTACCGGGTGCGTTCGGACCTGCGCGGACGCTATCCGCTGGGGCCGCTGCAACTGCGGCTGTCCGACCCCTTCGGGATGTGCGAGCTGACCCGCTCCTTCAGTACGTACGACACCCTGACGGTCGTACCGAAGGTCGAGCCGCTGCCGCCGGTGCAACTGGCCGGCGAGGCGTCCGGATACGGGGAGGGGCAGCGGCGCGCGCTGGCGCCGGCCGGCGAGGACGACATCATTCCGCGCGGCTACCGGCACGGCGACGACCTGCGGCGGATCCACTGGCGCTCGACCGCGCGGCACGGCTCGCTGATGGTCCGCCGCGAGGAGCAGCCGCAGCGGGCCCGCTGCACGGTCCTGCTGGACACCCGGCGGACGGCCTACCGGGGTGCCGGGCCCGACTCGGCCTTCGAGTGGGCGGTCGCGGGTGCCGCCTCCGCGGCGGTGCACCTGCTGGAGCGGGGCTTGGCCGTACGGTTCCTGACCGACACCGGAAACTGTGTCCCGGGTCCGGACGGCGCGAGCGGCTATACGGGCGGTGCCGGATCCGCCGAGGCGGCCGGGCTCCTGCTGGACACCCTCGCGGTCGTGGAACATTCCGACGAACCAGGCCTGGCGCGCGCGTACGACGTCCTGCGTGGGGGCAATGAAGGGCTGCTGGTCGCGTTCTTCGGGGACCTGGACGAGGAGCAGGCGGCGGTGGCCGCGCGGATGCGGCGGCGCAGCGGGACGGCGGTCGCCTTCGTCCTGGACGGCGCGACCTGGTCCACGAGGACTGCGGGCGCCCCGGGCGCGAGCGGACCGTCCGGCGGCCGGGCGGCACCGGCGGCGCGGCTGCGGATGCTGCGGGAGGCGGGCTGGACGGCGCTGCCCGTCTCCCCGGGTGACTCGCTGGCGGCACTGTGGCGGCGGACGGACCGGGCGGGGGCACCGGCGGAGCGGCTGGACGGACACGGAGCGGGTGCGGGTAGGGGTGCCGGGGTGTCACGGGACACCGGAATGACTGGTGGCGCGGCGGCCGGCCCGGGGGCAGGGGGTGCGGGGTGA